From Haemorhous mexicanus isolate bHaeMex1 chromosome 2, bHaeMex1.pri, whole genome shotgun sequence, the proteins below share one genomic window:
- the MTNR1B gene encoding melatonin receptor type 1B isoform X2: MLENGSLRNCCDPGGRGRLGLAEREAAAAGAPRPAWVVPVLSSVLIFTTVVDILGNLLVILSVFRNRKLRNSAVLRSPAGWSSPCGPPTEGGGPEPPSMGSCPVQGPPGAQSLFPAHRLCGPLGLHPAPRPGAQVVQGFLMRRYVVSMELPRKGIGAIRRQKACPKPSEE; this comes from the exons ATGCTGGAGAACGGCTCCCTGAGGAACTGCTGTGACCCGGGCGGGCGCGGCCGCCTCGGCTTGGCTGaacgggaggcggcggcggcgggcgcccCGCGGCCCGCCTGGGTGGTGCCGGTGCTGTCCAGCGTGCTGATCTTCACCACCGTGGTGGACATCCTGGGCAACCTCTTGGTCATCCTCTCCGTCTTCAGGAACCGCAAGCTTCGGAACTCAG CTGTCCTGAGGAGTCCAGCCGGCTGGTCGAGTCCGTGCGGGCCGCCCACTGAAGGCGGGGGACCAGAGCCCCCATCCATGGGTTCTTGCCCtgtgcagggacccccaggCGCTCAGTCACTCTTCCCAGCGCACCGTCTCTGCGGTCCCCTCGGGCTCCATCCCGCCCCCCGTCCGGGAGCGCAGGTCGTTCAGGGGTTCCTAATGAGGCGTTATGTGGTCTCTATGGAGCTCCCGAGGAAGGGAATTGGTGCCATCCGGCGACAAAAAGCGTGCCCAAAGCCATCGGAGGAGTGA
- the MTNR1B gene encoding melatonin receptor type 1B isoform X3, with the protein MLENGSLRNCCDPGGRGRLGLAEREAAAAGAPRPAWVVPVLSSVLIFTTVVDILGNLLVILSVFRNRKLRNSGTPRRSVTLPSAPSLRSPRAPSRPPSGSAGRSGVPNEALCGLYGAPEEGNWCHPATKSVPKAIGGVKEELLKLAQES; encoded by the exons ATGCTGGAGAACGGCTCCCTGAGGAACTGCTGTGACCCGGGCGGGCGCGGCCGCCTCGGCTTGGCTGaacgggaggcggcggcggcgggcgcccCGCGGCCCGCCTGGGTGGTGCCGGTGCTGTCCAGCGTGCTGATCTTCACCACCGTGGTGGACATCCTGGGCAACCTCTTGGTCATCCTCTCCGTCTTCAGGAACCGCAAGCTTCGGAACTCAG ggacccccaggCGCTCAGTCACTCTTCCCAGCGCACCGTCTCTGCGGTCCCCTCGGGCTCCATCCCGCCCCCCGTCCGGGAGCGCAGGTCGTTCAGGGGTTCCTAATGAGGCGTTATGTGGTCTCTATGGAGCTCCCGAGGAAGGGAATTGGTGCCATCCGGCGACAAAAAGCGTGCCCAAAGCCATCGGAGGAGTGAAGGAGGAGCTTTTAAAACTTGCTCAAGAGTCCTAA
- the MTNR1B gene encoding melatonin receptor type 1B isoform X1, which translates to MLENGSLRNCCDPGGRGRLGLAEREAAAAGAPRPAWVVPVLSSVLIFTTVVDILGNLLVILSVFRNRKLRNSGNAFVVSLALADLVVALYPYPLVLLAIFHNGWTLGETHCKASGFVMGLSVIGSIFNITAIAINRYCYICHSFAYDKVYSCWNTMLYVSLVWILTVIATVPNFFVGSLKYDPRIYSCTFVQTASSYYTIAVVVIHFIVPITIVSFCYLRIWVLVLQVRRRVKSETKPRLKPSDFRNFLTMFVVFVIFAFCWAPLNFIGLAVAIDPTEMAPKVPEWLFIISYLMAYFNSCLNAIIYGLLNQNFRNEYKRILMSLWMPRLFFQDTSKGGTDGQKSKPSPALNNNNQMKTETL; encoded by the exons ATGCTGGAGAACGGCTCCCTGAGGAACTGCTGTGACCCGGGCGGGCGCGGCCGCCTCGGCTTGGCTGaacgggaggcggcggcggcgggcgcccCGCGGCCCGCCTGGGTGGTGCCGGTGCTGTCCAGCGTGCTGATCTTCACCACCGTGGTGGACATCCTGGGCAACCTCTTGGTCATCCTCTCCGTCTTCAGGAACCGCAAGCTTCGGAACTCAG gtAACGCTTTTGTGGTGAGCCTAGCTTTGGCTGATCTGGTGGTGGCCTTGTATCCATACCCACTGGTGCTCTTAGCTATTTTCCACAATGGATGGACACTGGGTGAAACACACTGTAAAGCCAGTGGCTTTGTGATGGGACTAAGTGTAATAGGCTCAATTTTCAACATCACTGCAATTGCAATAAACAGATATTGCTACATATGCCACAGTTTTGCCTATGACAAAGTGTACAGCTGTTGGAATACAATGTTGTACGTCTCCTTAGTCTGGATATTAACTGTAATTGCAACTGTGCCAAATTTTTTTGTTGGCTCTTTGAAGTATGATCCACGCATCTATTCCTGCACGTTTGTCCAAACTGCAAGCTCCTACTATACAATAGCTGTTGTGGTCATTCACTTTATCGTCCCTATCACCATTGTCAGCTTCTGCTACCTTCGAATTTGGGTTTTAGTGCTTCAAGTTCGAAGACGAGTCAAGTCAGAAACAAAGCCAAGATTGAAGCCAAGTGACTTCAGAAACTTTCTTACcatgtttgttgtttttgtgatttttgccttttgctgGGCACCTCTAAACTTCATTGGACTGGCTGTAGCCATTGATCCTACGGAAATGGCACCAAAAGTTCCTGAGTGGCTGTTCATTATAAGTTACTTAATGGCCTATTTCAACAGCTGCCTTAATGCAATAATATACGGTCTTCTTAATCAGAATTTTCGGAATGAATACAAACGAATTTTAATGTCACTGTGGATGCCAAGGCTTTTCTTCCAGGACACATCCAAAGGAGGAACTGATGGCCAGAAGAGCAAGCCTTCTCCGGCTTTAAACAAcaataaccaaatgaaaactgaaacatTGTAA